From a region of the Sulfitobacter alexandrii genome:
- a CDS encoding HlyD family secretion protein: MTRFNSVLVLIAGLALVGAGFFLWRGDGTGTTPDGFARGNGRIEAVEIDVAATRPGRIARIQVREGQLVAAGDPLAELDVRQLQAARHQAEAERQRAEIAVENARLLVEQRAAEVRAAEAVLAQRESAEVVARRQLERSEALTAGNVTSERALELDRSNALGAQAAVASAEAALAAARAGVTSAKASVIGAEAAVAAATAAVEAIDVQIEDSTLTAPRDGRVQFIVAREGEVVGAGGRIVNMVDLGEVYMTFFLPTAAVGRIGLGTEVRLIMDAAPGIVVPAEVYFVSDVAQFTPRTVETEVERDKLMFRVRARIAPELLAKYADYTKTGLPGVTWVRLDPAAPWPAEADGRVLE; encoded by the coding sequence CACGCTTCAATTCCGTTCTTGTACTAATCGCGGGGCTGGCCCTTGTTGGGGCGGGGTTCTTCCTCTGGCGCGGCGACGGCACCGGGACGACCCCCGACGGATTTGCTCGTGGAAACGGGCGAATCGAGGCGGTGGAGATCGACGTGGCGGCCACGCGCCCGGGGCGGATTGCGCGCATCCAGGTGCGTGAGGGACAATTGGTCGCAGCCGGCGATCCGCTGGCTGAACTGGATGTCCGGCAGTTGCAGGCTGCGCGTCATCAGGCCGAGGCCGAGCGCCAGAGAGCCGAGATCGCGGTCGAGAATGCCAGGCTGCTGGTCGAACAGCGTGCGGCCGAGGTACGGGCCGCCGAGGCGGTTCTGGCTCAGCGAGAGTCGGCGGAGGTCGTGGCCCGACGCCAGTTGGAACGGTCAGAGGCGCTGACCGCTGGAAACGTCACGTCCGAGCGCGCCCTGGAACTTGATCGGTCGAACGCGCTCGGGGCCCAGGCGGCTGTCGCCTCGGCCGAGGCCGCCCTGGCGGCGGCGCGGGCCGGCGTGACCTCGGCCAAGGCCTCGGTGATCGGCGCCGAGGCGGCGGTCGCGGCAGCGACGGCCGCCGTCGAGGCGATCGACGTCCAGATCGAGGACAGCACCCTGACGGCACCGCGCGACGGCCGCGTGCAGTTCATCGTGGCGCGCGAGGGCGAGGTGGTCGGCGCGGGCGGCCGGATCGTCAACATGGTCGATCTGGGCGAGGTCTACATGACCTTCTTCCTGCCGACCGCGGCTGTCGGCCGGATCGGGCTGGGCACCGAAGTGCGGCTCATCATGGACGCGGCCCCGGGCATCGTCGTGCCGGCCGAGGTGTACTTCGTCTCGGACGTGGCGCAGTTCACGCCCCGCACCGTCGAGACCGAGGTCGAGCGCGATAAGCTGATGTTCCGCGTCCGCGCCCGCATCGCGCCGGAACTGCTGGCGAAATATGCCGACTACACCAAGACCGGCCTGCCCGGGGTCACCTGGGTCCGGCTCGACCCCGCTGCCCCCTGGCCTGCTGAGGCCGACGGGCGCGTCCTCGAATGA
- the rbbA gene encoding ribosome-associated ATPase/putative transporter RbbA yields the protein MTPTAPVVRADGLSLRYGRVTALDRVTLDLPAGCVVGLIGPDGAGKSSLLALISGARKLQEGRLEVLEGDMARARHRARICPRIAYMPQGLGRNLYPTLSVRENVEFFGRLFGEGRAERDRRIADLLQATDLDAFANRPAAKLSGGMKQKLGLCCALIHEPDLLILDEPTTGVDPLSRREFWALIGRIRAGSPGMSLIVASAYMEEAANFDHLVAMDEGRVLATGSPADLLAQTGSEDLDAAFIALLPEERRARHHELVIPPRKREAVNGPVIEAENLTVRFGDFTAVDNVSFRIQPGEIFGFLGSNGCGKTTTMKVLTGLLELSEGSTRLYGRKIDARDMETRKRIGYMTQSFSLYSELTVRQNLDLHGRLFDMAPAEIAPRIAELARRFDLEDVLDSLPAALPLGVRQRLSLAVALIHQPEILILDEPTSGVDPVARDQFWQALADLSRKDGVTIFLSTHYMSEAARCDRVSFMHAGRVLVSGAPETIRQEVGAATLDDAFVHHLRRAADDGAAHPPATIVAQPNGRETRPPGRFSLARLFGFSWREALELRRDPIRLTLASVGSVILMIVLGYGISMDVQNLKFAVLDLDQTILSQSYVNDLAGSRYFHEAPPLTGYDDLDARMRAGEISLALEIPPGFAADLARDRPVEIGAWFDGAMPMRAETVRGYVQGMHVHWLTDQLRQAYGEDAVAGDYALEVRFRYNPDVESLAAMVPAVIPLLLMLIPAMLAVLSVSREKETGSIVNLYVTPARRLEFLLGKQVPYVALGFVNYLLLLALAVLVFGVPVKGSLLALSAGALVYVVLATGLGLLISAFTRSQVAALFFTALATLIPATQYGGIIDPVSSLEGMGRVIGEVFPTSHFVTISRGTFAKALGLGDLGGSFLPMLALVPVVVALGAVFVRKQEK from the coding sequence ATGACGCCGACCGCCCCCGTCGTGCGGGCCGACGGCTTGTCGCTTCGCTACGGCCGGGTCACAGCACTTGATCGGGTGACGCTTGATCTTCCGGCAGGCTGCGTCGTCGGGCTGATCGGCCCGGACGGGGCGGGGAAGTCCAGCCTGCTTGCGCTGATTTCTGGGGCCCGCAAGCTTCAGGAAGGGCGGCTTGAGGTCTTGGAGGGCGACATGGCGCGCGCCCGCCACCGGGCGCGCATCTGCCCACGTATCGCCTACATGCCACAGGGTCTGGGGCGGAACCTCTACCCGACGCTTTCGGTGCGCGAGAACGTGGAGTTCTTCGGGCGCCTTTTCGGCGAAGGCCGGGCGGAACGGGACCGCCGGATCGCCGACCTGCTTCAAGCGACCGATCTCGACGCCTTCGCCAACCGCCCGGCGGCCAAGCTGTCGGGCGGCATGAAGCAGAAACTGGGCCTGTGCTGCGCGCTGATCCACGAACCCGACCTGCTGATCCTCGACGAGCCGACCACAGGCGTCGATCCGCTGTCGCGGCGGGAGTTCTGGGCGCTGATCGGCCGCATCCGTGCTGGTAGCCCCGGCATGAGCCTGATCGTGGCCAGCGCCTACATGGAGGAAGCTGCGAACTTCGATCACCTCGTGGCGATGGACGAAGGGCGGGTGTTGGCCACCGGCAGTCCCGCCGACCTGCTGGCCCAGACCGGCTCGGAGGATCTCGACGCGGCCTTCATCGCGCTTCTGCCCGAGGAACGGCGCGCCCGCCATCATGAACTGGTCATCCCGCCGCGCAAGCGCGAAGCTGTGAACGGCCCTGTGATCGAGGCCGAGAATCTGACCGTCCGCTTCGGCGACTTCACCGCAGTTGACAACGTCAGCTTCCGCATTCAGCCGGGCGAGATCTTCGGCTTCCTCGGGTCGAACGGCTGCGGCAAGACCACGACGATGAAGGTCCTGACCGGGCTTCTGGAACTGTCCGAGGGCAGCACGCGCCTCTATGGCCGCAAGATCGATGCCCGCGACATGGAAACGCGCAAGCGCATCGGCTACATGACGCAGAGCTTCTCGCTCTATTCCGAACTGACGGTGCGGCAGAACCTCGACCTGCACGGGCGGCTGTTCGACATGGCCCCGGCCGAGATCGCCCCGCGCATCGCCGAACTGGCGCGGCGCTTCGATCTAGAGGACGTGCTGGACAGCCTGCCCGCAGCTCTTCCGCTAGGGGTCCGGCAGCGGCTGTCGTTGGCGGTTGCGCTGATCCATCAGCCCGAGATCCTGATCCTCGACGAGCCAACTTCGGGCGTCGATCCGGTGGCGCGCGACCAGTTCTGGCAAGCGCTGGCTGACCTGTCGCGCAAGGACGGCGTGACGATCTTCCTGTCCACGCACTACATGTCGGAAGCCGCGCGCTGTGATCGCGTCTCGTTCATGCACGCCGGCCGTGTGCTGGTCTCGGGCGCGCCCGAAACAATCCGGCAGGAGGTCGGTGCGGCAACGCTGGACGATGCCTTTGTCCACCATCTTCGTCGGGCTGCGGATGACGGCGCAGCCCATCCACCCGCGACCATTGTTGCACAGCCGAACGGCCGAGAGACCCGACCGCCCGGGCGCTTCAGCCTGGCCCGACTGTTCGGCTTTTCCTGGCGCGAGGCGCTGGAGCTGCGCCGGGATCCAATCCGCCTAACGCTGGCCAGTGTCGGCAGCGTGATCCTCATGATCGTGCTGGGTTACGGCATCTCCATGGATGTTCAGAACCTGAAATTCGCGGTGCTCGACCTCGATCAGACTATTCTCAGCCAGTCCTATGTCAACGACCTTGCCGGATCGCGCTATTTCCACGAAGCGCCCCCTCTGACGGGCTACGACGATCTCGACGCGCGAATGCGCGCGGGCGAAATCAGCCTTGCACTTGAGATCCCGCCCGGCTTTGCCGCCGACCTCGCCCGGGACCGCCCGGTCGAGATCGGCGCTTGGTTCGACGGCGCGATGCCGATGCGAGCCGAGACGGTGCGCGGCTACGTCCAGGGGATGCATGTGCATTGGCTAACGGACCAGCTCCGCCAAGCCTACGGAGAGGACGCCGTGGCTGGCGACTATGCGCTGGAGGTGCGCTTTCGCTACAATCCCGATGTGGAAAGCCTTGCCGCCATGGTCCCCGCGGTCATTCCGCTTCTGCTCATGCTGATCCCGGCCATGCTGGCCGTGCTGTCCGTCTCGCGCGAGAAGGAGACGGGCTCCATCGTCAACCTCTATGTCACGCCTGCCCGGCGGCTCGAGTTCCTGCTGGGCAAGCAGGTGCCCTATGTCGCCCTCGGCTTCGTCAACTACCTGCTGCTGCTGGCGCTGGCAGTCCTGGTCTTCGGCGTACCGGTCAAGGGCAGCCTTCTGGCGCTGTCTGCCGGTGCGCTGGTCTATGTCGTGCTGGCGACCGGGCTCGGGCTGCTGATTTCCGCCTTCACCCGCAGCCAGGTGGCGGCGCTGTTCTTCACTGCGCTCGCGACGCTTATCCCGGCGACGCAATATGGCGGCATTATCGACCCGGTGTCGTCGCTGGAAGGCATGGGCCGGGTGATTGGCGAGGTCTTCCCGACCAGCCATTTCGTCACGATTTCACGCGGCACCTTCGCCAAGGCGCTCGGCTTAGGCGATCTAGGGGGATCCTTCTTGCCGATGCTTGCCCTGGTGCCGGTGGTGGTGGCGCTCGGCGCGGTGTTCGTTCGCAAGCAGGAGAAATAG
- a CDS encoding patatin-like phospholipase family protein has product MLGAPYRIRTDAAIEDYPPDLGPRFRENGRSHYLAISGGGANGAFGAGVLAGWTASGTRPTFSVISGVSTGALIAPLAFLGPEHDVTLRNLYTGGVAEGIGGKPSLLGLLTRGALVDPQPLRQLVEFFVSPSLLRGVAQEHARGRRLFVFTTDLDAQLGVIWNMGAIAGSGDPGALSLFEDVLMASAAIPGAFPPIRIRGQTADGRTFEELHGDGAVVSNVFTLPETVLFSFQGQRAVGAALTDIHMLMNVNLEPEFNVVAVRPSAITARSVSTLLKYQMLRQVNATHDFAHAAGIGFHVTSIDMVAPDDVDTLEFNTAYMRALYAEGFRRARAGSAWSAALPPLEGDEAIVSAG; this is encoded by the coding sequence TTGCTGGGTGCACCCTATCGCATCCGCACGGACGCGGCGATAGAGGACTATCCACCGGACCTGGGCCCGAGGTTTCGCGAGAACGGACGGTCGCATTACCTGGCCATTTCCGGGGGTGGCGCAAACGGTGCCTTTGGCGCGGGTGTCCTGGCGGGCTGGACCGCTTCCGGAACGCGACCGACCTTCTCGGTCATAAGCGGCGTCAGCACCGGGGCGCTGATCGCACCGCTCGCGTTTCTGGGCCCCGAACATGATGTTACGCTGCGCAATCTCTATACCGGCGGCGTTGCCGAGGGCATCGGCGGCAAGCCCTCGCTGCTGGGGTTGCTTACGCGGGGTGCGCTTGTCGATCCCCAGCCGCTGCGCCAACTGGTCGAATTTTTCGTCTCACCCTCGCTGCTGCGTGGAGTCGCGCAAGAACATGCCCGAGGCCGACGCCTCTTCGTATTCACGACCGATCTGGACGCCCAGCTCGGGGTGATCTGGAACATGGGTGCGATTGCGGGCAGCGGCGATCCGGGCGCTCTGTCCTTGTTTGAGGACGTCCTGATGGCCTCGGCCGCGATCCCGGGTGCATTTCCGCCGATCCGTATTCGCGGGCAGACCGCTGACGGCCGCACCTTCGAGGAACTGCACGGAGACGGTGCCGTCGTGTCGAACGTCTTCACATTGCCCGAGACTGTGCTGTTCTCGTTCCAGGGACAGCGCGCGGTCGGGGCGGCGCTGACCGACATCCACATGCTGATGAATGTCAATCTCGAACCGGAATTCAACGTCGTGGCGGTGCGACCGAGCGCGATCACCGCCCGCTCGGTTTCGACGTTGCTGAAGTACCAAATGCTGCGCCAGGTCAACGCGACCCATGACTTTGCACACGCTGCCGGAATCGGCTTCCATGTCACCTCTATTGACATGGTCGCGCCCGACGATGTCGACACCCTCGAGTTCAATACCGCCTATATGCGCGCCCTCTATGCCGAAGGTTTCCGGCGGGCACGCGCTGGGTCGGCGTGGTCAGCGGCTCTGCCACCTCTGGAAGGGGATGAAGCGATCGTGAGCGCGGGTTAG
- a CDS encoding universal stress protein: MYSRILLCYDGSREGRLALREGARLAQITGAAVTLLAVVETASGNVYAIGADTVALGQQKADLDAILEEGRQRLTGMGLSPQVRIEFGDPVATITRVSVETEADLVVVGHHRHGFWTRWLSRSIAAELSDSLGCSLLLAQKVVEDSELFGKA, from the coding sequence GTGTATTCCAGAATCCTGCTCTGCTATGATGGCTCTCGCGAAGGGCGATTGGCGCTACGCGAGGGCGCGCGCCTTGCGCAGATCACGGGCGCTGCCGTGACTCTTCTGGCGGTGGTCGAGACAGCCTCGGGCAATGTCTACGCGATCGGGGCCGATACCGTTGCCCTGGGCCAGCAGAAGGCCGATCTGGACGCAATCCTGGAGGAGGGCCGCCAGCGGCTGACGGGGATGGGGCTTTCGCCGCAGGTCCGGATCGAGTTCGGCGATCCCGTCGCAACCATCACCAGGGTATCCGTTGAGACCGAGGCGGATCTTGTCGTTGTCGGACACCACCGGCACGGTTTCTGGACGCGCTGGTTGAGCCGCTCGATCGCGGCCGAACTAAGTGACAGTCTAGGGTGCAGCCTGCTTCTGGCGCAGAAGGTTGTCGAGGATTCGGAACTTTTTGGGAAGGCGTGA
- a CDS encoding MarR family winged helix-turn-helix transcriptional regulator, translating into MAETFTRALAIVSRQWKRRLDVQFRHLGLSQARWGVILELSRHEDATQIELARVLGIEGPTLVRLLDGLERMGFVERHPSAEDRRAKKLVLTEAAMRILERMKSIAANSRLEVLEDIPADDLRTATRVLAQIASRLEKMGNDENG; encoded by the coding sequence ATGGCGGAGACCTTCACACGCGCTCTGGCAATTGTGTCGCGCCAGTGGAAGCGCAGGCTCGACGTACAGTTTCGTCATCTGGGTCTTTCACAAGCACGCTGGGGCGTGATTTTAGAACTGTCCCGGCACGAGGATGCGACCCAGATCGAACTGGCGCGCGTCCTTGGCATCGAGGGGCCGACCCTGGTGCGCTTGCTGGACGGTCTTGAAAGAATGGGGTTTGTCGAGCGCCACCCAAGTGCCGAGGACCGACGCGCCAAGAAACTGGTCCTGACTGAAGCAGCGATGAGGATTCTTGAGAGGATGAAGTCGATCGCCGCAAATAGTCGCTTGGAAGTTCTTGAGGACATTCCTGCGGACGATCTTCGCACCGCGACCCGCGTCCTGGCGCAGATTGCATCCCGGCTGGAGAAGATGGGTAATGACGAAAATGGATGA
- a CDS encoding HlyD family secretion protein encodes MDEIKPAAPEAKETGETSVPDLPKPAARRSRVKWTRLLVVAAVLGVVAWLGTPWIIARFTQVHINDARIAASVVTVSSEVAGRVTELPVLVGDSVAAGTVLASIDQESSQPQLDAVIAKLAATDAQLSELENRKGMLTEQLAARREAANAGIAAAEANHEAALAVLQNTQTRHDRVVKLAEQNVSSQQSLDEVNAALATATQQERAAYAATEAARADLAIVEADAAQIAVLDSQIDSVRAGRVAIEAERRLKEIDLAHRTIDASFDGIVDATFVDVGEYVTPGTRLVMYHAPENVWIDANVKETEFSRLRVGSRASITVDAFPGRTFEGEVIGMGGAATSQLALLPSPNPSGNFTKVTQRLPIRVSIDADGVELRPGMMVEIYVDVAG; translated from the coding sequence ATGGATGAGATCAAACCGGCAGCACCCGAAGCAAAGGAGACAGGCGAGACCTCCGTGCCGGATTTGCCAAAACCGGCTGCGCGGCGCAGCCGGGTTAAATGGACCCGGCTGTTGGTCGTGGCGGCAGTCCTTGGGGTCGTGGCCTGGCTGGGAACCCCGTGGATCATAGCACGGTTCACTCAGGTCCATATCAACGATGCCCGCATCGCAGCGAGCGTCGTGACCGTGTCGAGCGAAGTCGCTGGCCGCGTGACCGAACTTCCGGTGCTTGTCGGGGATTCGGTCGCTGCGGGAACTGTTCTAGCGTCGATCGACCAGGAATCGTCGCAGCCGCAACTCGATGCCGTCATCGCAAAGCTGGCGGCGACAGATGCCCAGCTTTCTGAACTCGAAAACCGCAAGGGCATGCTGACCGAGCAGCTTGCTGCGCGGCGAGAAGCAGCCAATGCCGGCATCGCGGCTGCCGAAGCCAACCATGAAGCCGCGCTTGCCGTGCTGCAGAATACGCAAACCCGCCACGACCGTGTGGTTAAACTGGCCGAGCAGAATGTTTCGTCGCAACAATCGCTTGATGAGGTGAACGCGGCCCTCGCCACAGCGACACAACAGGAGCGCGCAGCCTATGCCGCAACAGAAGCCGCACGGGCAGATCTTGCAATCGTCGAAGCAGACGCAGCCCAAATCGCTGTACTGGACTCTCAGATCGATTCTGTCAGGGCAGGGCGCGTCGCGATCGAGGCGGAACGTCGGCTGAAGGAAATCGATCTCGCGCACCGTACGATTGACGCCAGCTTCGACGGTATTGTTGACGCGACCTTCGTTGATGTCGGCGAGTATGTAACCCCCGGAACAAGACTGGTGATGTATCACGCGCCCGAGAATGTCTGGATCGATGCCAACGTCAAGGAAACCGAGTTTTCCAGGTTGCGTGTGGGGTCCAGAGCCAGCATCACTGTCGACGCCTTCCCCGGTCGGACCTTCGAGGGCGAGGTGATCGGCATGGGCGGCGCGGCGACCAGCCAGCTTGCCTTGCTGCCCAGCCCGAACCCGTCGGGCAACTTCACCAAGGTCACCCAGCGCCTGCCGATCCGCGTCTCGATCGATGCCGATGGTGTGGAACTGCGACCGGGCATGATGGTTGAGATCTATGTCGATGTCGCAGGTTGA
- a CDS encoding DHA2 family efflux MFS transporter permease subunit, with translation MSMSQVDRFFERYGPAYKWYATGTIMVATISVVLSTTIVNVAIPAVMGAFGISAVQAQWISTGFLAAMTATMLLADWADRAFGMRLTMNAAMGVFLAGSVVGGLAPNETMLTLARVVQGAAAGIVQPLAMIMLFKVFPPDKRGAAMGIYGVGVVLAPALGPWIGGVLMDAFDWRFVFYLGLPFAGVAILLSNLFLPGREQTGPLPAFDFPGVAILAVFLAVILSTLSNAQRLGWDSNMTLVGFMVSAASAAGFILWELHTDKPMLDMRLFANFAFVSASVVSFIMGAGLFGSTYLLPVFVQQIQGMTPTQAGLLLMPSGFVMLIVFPIAGRLSDRVPAAILIGIGMAIFAWSSWLMADANINTTFWTLAWWTVISRVGLGLVFPAISSGALKVLPRHLLGQGSGASNFIRQLGGAFGVNLLTVFIERRTVMHADAFAATQTSDNTTTMELLREVAGLMHSSGLPDTQLLPAAASFLGQTVVIQSSNAAFQDGFMVVFAIFVLALVPTWFMWRART, from the coding sequence ATGTCGATGTCGCAGGTTGATCGCTTTTTCGAGCGGTATGGTCCGGCCTACAAGTGGTACGCCACCGGCACTATCATGGTGGCAACCATCTCGGTGGTTCTCTCGACCACGATCGTGAACGTCGCCATCCCGGCGGTGATGGGCGCCTTCGGGATCAGCGCGGTGCAGGCGCAATGGATTTCGACGGGGTTCCTTGCCGCCATGACCGCCACGATGCTGCTGGCCGACTGGGCGGACCGCGCCTTCGGCATGCGGTTGACCATGAATGCCGCGATGGGCGTCTTTCTGGCCGGCTCGGTCGTCGGCGGTCTTGCTCCGAATGAAACCATGCTGACGTTGGCGCGCGTCGTCCAGGGTGCCGCAGCAGGCATTGTCCAGCCGCTGGCGATGATCATGTTGTTCAAGGTCTTCCCCCCTGACAAACGTGGTGCGGCGATGGGTATCTACGGGGTGGGTGTGGTGCTCGCCCCCGCTCTCGGGCCCTGGATCGGCGGCGTATTGATGGACGCCTTCGACTGGCGCTTCGTCTTCTATCTGGGCCTTCCCTTCGCCGGGGTCGCCATCCTGCTGTCAAACCTTTTTCTGCCAGGTCGAGAGCAGACCGGGCCGCTTCCCGCTTTCGACTTCCCGGGCGTCGCGATCCTTGCGGTCTTTCTCGCAGTCATCCTCAGCACATTGTCGAATGCTCAGCGTCTGGGATGGGATTCGAACATGACACTTGTAGGCTTTATGGTGTCCGCAGCCTCGGCCGCAGGATTCATTCTATGGGAGCTTCACACCGACAAACCCATGCTCGACATGCGGCTCTTTGCCAATTTTGCCTTCGTTTCAGCCTCGGTGGTGTCCTTCATCATGGGGGCAGGGCTTTTTGGCTCGACCTATCTCTTGCCCGTCTTTGTCCAGCAGATCCAGGGCATGACGCCGACGCAAGCGGGTCTTCTGCTGATGCCGTCGGGCTTCGTGATGCTTATCGTTTTCCCGATCGCAGGGCGCCTGTCCGACAGGGTTCCAGCCGCAATCCTGATCGGCATCGGCATGGCGATCTTCGCTTGGTCCTCGTGGCTGATGGCGGATGCGAATATCAACACGACATTCTGGACACTTGCCTGGTGGACCGTGATTTCCCGGGTGGGTCTAGGGCTGGTGTTCCCGGCAATTTCCTCAGGAGCTTTGAAAGTATTGCCCCGGCATCTCCTGGGGCAGGGCTCTGGGGCATCGAACTTCATCCGCCAGCTCGGCGGCGCCTTCGGGGTCAACTTGCTCACTGTGTTCATTGAGCGGCGCACAGTCATGCACGCCGATGCCTTTGCAGCCACGCAAACCAGCGACAATACCACCACGATGGAACTTCTGCGCGAAGTCGCCGGCCTGATGCATTCGTCAGGGCTGCCAGACACGCAGCTCCTACCGGCCGCAGCCTCATTTCTGGGGCAGACCGTGGTGATCCAATCATCAAACGCTGCGTTTCAGGACGGCTTCATGGTAGTGTTCGCGATCTTCGTTCTGGCGCTCGTACCGACCTGGTTCATGTGGCGGGCCAGAACCTGA
- a CDS encoding flavin monoamine oxidase family protein, translating into MTEGRIAVVGAGLAGLNAARLLWRAGADVRLYEARPRLGGRILTVGADGAPGAGFDLGPSWFWPDMQPEIAALVAELGLACQRQDEAGQMLFERHPQEPPLRVPHPGSVASWRIAGGTGALTQALAAVIPRDRIRLGAPVRRLTRAEDAVVLTLPEGEVRADHVILALPPRLIAQGLTLDPAPSPGVLDLWRRTPTWMAPHAKFLAVYPRRFWREAGLSGGAQSLVGPMTEIHDATSSAGEAALFGFVGLSAAGRQQIGEAAVIAACTAQLVRLFGSAAAEPRSVRLKDWAADVLTATPGDLTDPGHPAPQVFALPAPWSDRLTLAGSETAPRNPGYLNGAVIAAHAAAGRAAALCSV; encoded by the coding sequence ATGACCGAAGGCCGCATCGCTGTCGTTGGGGCCGGGCTCGCTGGGCTGAACGCGGCCCGGCTGCTGTGGCGGGCCGGCGCGGATGTCCGGCTCTACGAAGCGCGGCCGCGCCTTGGCGGGCGTATCCTGACCGTCGGGGCGGATGGCGCACCCGGTGCCGGCTTCGATTTGGGCCCGTCCTGGTTCTGGCCCGACATGCAGCCCGAGATCGCCGCGCTGGTGGCGGAACTCGGCTTGGCCTGCCAGAGGCAGGATGAGGCTGGGCAGATGCTTTTCGAGCGCCATCCGCAGGAGCCACCTTTGCGCGTGCCCCATCCCGGTAGCGTCGCGTCCTGGCGGATCGCGGGCGGGACGGGGGCGCTTACGCAGGCGCTGGCCGCCGTGATCCCGCGCGACCGCATCCGCCTCGGCGCGCCGGTCCGGCGGCTGACGCGGGCCGAGGATGCGGTCGTCCTTACCCTGCCCGAGGGCGAGGTGCGGGCCGATCACGTCATCCTGGCACTGCCACCCCGGCTGATCGCGCAGGGCCTGACGCTCGATCCGGCACCCTCTCCGGGCGTGCTCGATCTGTGGCGCCGGACGCCGACCTGGATGGCTCCCCATGCCAAGTTCCTCGCCGTCTATCCGAGGCGCTTCTGGCGCGAGGCCGGCCTTTCGGGAGGGGCGCAAAGCCTGGTCGGCCCAATGACCGAGATCCACGACGCCACGAGCAGCGCGGGCGAGGCGGCGCTGTTCGGCTTCGTCGGGCTTTCCGCTGCCGGGCGTCAGCAGATCGGCGAGGCGGCGGTGATCGCGGCCTGCACCGCGCAGCTTGTGCGCCTGTTCGGATCGGCGGCCGCCGAGCCGCGGTCGGTGCGGCTGAAGGACTGGGCGGCGGACGTCCTGACCGCGACCCCGGGCGACCTGACTGACCCTGGCCATCCGGCGCCACAGGTCTTCGCCCTGCCTGCGCCCTGGTCGGATCGTCTGACCCTTGCCGGCAGCGAGACCGCGCCCCGCAATCCAGGCTACCTGAACGGCGCGGTAATCGCCGCGCATGCGGCGGCGGGCCGGGCCGCGGCGCTGTGCTCGGTCTGA
- a CDS encoding cupin domain-containing protein — MQLNTNFTRPTVVHGSRLDWVPSPAAGVERKMLYRDGAEVARATSIVRYAPGSAFPEHVHTGGEEILVLVGTFQDEHGDYPAGSYFRNPPGTRHSPAAAEGCEIFVRLWQFRAGDTAQIALPPGQAEGVLFDDGFERVGIETWDGTIRRDNPRGLEMMVLSGSLRVGGEELTAQSWLRLPAGLALVAEAEGAGVWLKDAPLQHADVLPLPGAAA, encoded by the coding sequence ATGCAGCTCAACACCAATTTCACGCGCCCGACGGTTGTCCACGGCAGCCGGCTCGATTGGGTGCCTAGCCCGGCCGCGGGGGTCGAGCGCAAGATGCTTTATCGCGACGGTGCCGAGGTCGCCCGCGCCACCTCGATCGTACGCTATGCCCCCGGCAGCGCCTTTCCCGAACATGTCCATACCGGCGGCGAGGAAATCCTGGTGCTGGTCGGCACCTTCCAGGACGAGCACGGCGACTATCCCGCCGGGAGCTATTTCCGCAACCCACCGGGCACTCGCCACAGCCCCGCCGCTGCCGAAGGCTGCGAGATCTTCGTGCGGCTCTGGCAGTTCCGCGCTGGCGATACTGCGCAGATCGCGTTGCCGCCCGGACAGGCTGAGGGTGTCCTCTTCGACGACGGGTTCGAACGGGTCGGCATCGAGACCTGGGACGGCACGATCCGGCGCGACAACCCGCGCGGGCTGGAAATGATGGTGCTGTCGGGCAGCCTGCGCGTCGGGGGCGAGGAACTGACCGCACAGAGCTGGCTGCGCCTGCCTGCCGGGCTTGCCCTGGTGGCCGAGGCCGAGGGCGCGGGGGTCTGGCTCAAGGATGCGCCGCTACAACACGCCGATGTGCTGCCCCTGCCGGGTGCGGCGGCATGA